Part of the Candidatus Nealsonbacteria bacterium genome is shown below.
TTTGTGAGCGTCAGATTTATCGACTTAAAGACAGGGTAAAGAAGAAGGGAACCAGGGGGCTCATCCACAGCAGCCGGGGAAAACCCAGCAACCGGAGAATGCCAGATAAAGAACGGCACCAGATAATCAATCTACTGCGCTGGCATTACCCCGATTTCAAACCAACCCACGCCTCAGAAAAACTCGATTTAGTCCACGGCATCAAGAAAGATCCCAAGACCATCAGGCAGATAATGACAGCAGAGGGACTATGGACGTCCAGGAAACACAGGAAGCCGGACTACCGAAGCTGCAGGCCTCGCAAAGACCACTACGGCGAGATGGAGCAGTTTGATGGCTCTTACGAGCACTGGTTTGAGGACAGAGGTCCTTACTGCTGTCTTTTGGCCAGCATTGATGACGCCAAAGGAACAATTACTGAAGCCAAATTTGTCTCAGACGAAGGCACCCTGCCAGTATTTGGCTTCTGGCAGGAATATCTCTTAACCCACGGCAAGCCAAGATCAATTTACTTAGATAAGCTAAGAACCTACTACAACAACTTAAAACCAGCTTTAGATGATGAAGAAATGCTTACCCAGTTCCAGAGAGCAATGAGAGAGTTAGCTATTGAACCGATTGTCGCTCACAGCCCCCAGGCCAAAGGCAGGATAGAGAATCTTTTTAAGACCCTTCAAGACAGACTGATTAAAGAGATGAGACTGAGGAATATTTCTGACATCCCCACTGCCAATCAGTTCCTCAAAGAAGAATTCCTGCTCTGGTTCAATGATA
Proteins encoded:
- a CDS encoding ISNCY family transposase: CERQIYRLKDRVKKKGTRGLIHSSRGKPSNRRMPDKERHQIINLLRWHYPDFKPTHASEKLDLVHGIKKDPKTIRQIMTAEGLWTSRKHRKPDYRSCRPRKDHYGEMEQFDGSYEHWFEDRGPYCCLLASIDDAKGTITEAKFVSDEGTLPVFGFWQEYLLTHGKPRSIYLDKLRTYYNNLKPALDDEEMLTQFQRAMRELAIEPIVAHSPQAKGRIENLFKTLQDRLIKEMRLRNISDIPTANQFLKEEFLLWFNDKYSVQPKEKTNLHRKLTQTEKKQLPVILSRQSQRTVQNDFTIKFNKQWYQLSKEQPATIRPKERVLLEERIDGSLQIRLRNKYLNYQLLPARPEKQQKQSWIIAASQKKERKRWKPPADHPWRTPFIIQKPDISISLKT